The Melioribacteraceae bacterium 4301-Me genome has a window encoding:
- a CDS encoding transposase, with product MKIDYNNLYTHFIFITLNRSPMILERHRERIEKYITGIVNNNNSKLYAIYANPEHVHFIVSRSPKISEETLATIIAESSERFINKNKLCIGRFAWQETAAAFSVSKSDVDKVCKYILNQPKHHRKISFADEYESFVKYYEKSLKIDKLIS from the coding sequence TTGAAAATAGACTATAACAATTTATATACCCATTTTATTTTTATAACACTCAACCGTTCACCTATGATTTTGGAGAGGCATAGAGAACGAATAGAAAAATATATAACAGGAATAGTTAACAACAATAATTCCAAGTTATACGCAATATATGCTAACCCCGAACATGTTCATTTTATTGTATCTCGTAGTCCCAAAATTTCTGAAGAGACTTTGGCAACGATTATAGCGGAAAGTTCGGAGAGATTTATAAATAAGAATAAATTATGTATTGGACGGTTTGCATGGCAAGAAACGGCTGCTGCATTTTCAGTTTCAAAATCGGATGTAGATAAAGTATGTAAATACATATTAAATCAGCCTAAACATCATAGGAAAATAAGCTTTGCTGATGAATATGAGTCATTTGTAAAGTATTATGAAAAAAGTCTAAAAATAGATAAACTAATAAGCTAA